TGAAGATGATGAACTGCGTGGCGGGCCCGTTGATCGTTGGATTCCCAAAGCATTGCGAGGCAAGCCGACGTATGTATTTGAAACGGGCGGTACGACGGGGATTCCCAAGTCGCGCGTGGTGATCGACGATTTCCGCATCGACTATGAAAACTTCAGCGATACCCTGCCCGATGAATCGTTCCCGAAAGGGGCCAACTGGCTGATGCTGGGGCCTTCGGGTCCACGACGTTTGCGATTGGCCGTGGAGCATCTGGCACAGTACCGGGGCGGGATTTCATTCTGCGTTGACCTGGATCCCCGCTGGGTCGTGAAGTTGATCAAGAAAGGGAAGATCGACGAAGTTAAAGAATACAGTGCCCATGTGATCGATCAGGCGATGACAATTCTGAGTGCCGGTCATGAAATCAAGTGTATGTTTACGACGCCGAAACTGCTCGAAGCGCTCGCCATGCGGTTGATGGATGAAGGTTCGAGCATCGAAGAAGCCGGCATCAAAGGCATTTTCTGTGGCGGGACCGAATTCACGCAGCAATGGTATCGCTTTGCCCGCGAAGAGTTGCTGGGTGAGAATGTTTACATTACCCCCACCTACGGGAACACCTTGATGGGGTTGGCCTGCGGTCGTCCTTTTGATCCTGCTGATAATTATAAGATTACCTATTACGCACCGCAGCCGCGTGCTGTGATTCGCGTCGTTGATTTTGATGACCACACGAAAGTCGTGGGATATGGTGAGACGGGCCGCGTGAAGCTGTTTACAATGACCAAAGAATTGTTCATTCCCGGCTTCCTCGAACGCGACGAAGGCGAACGCGAAGTGCCGCACATGAAATATCCCTGGGATGGTGTGAGTGGCGTGCGTCCGTTCCATGAAATTGCCGCCTCGACCACCGTGGGCGTTTATTAATTGACGCACACTACTGGCAGGAACGAGCCGGTAAGCACTTGTTTGCCTGCCTGATGTAATGAAATTTTGATCCATTTTGCCTTGATGCGACCATGAGTGTTTGATTCGCATTCGCTTGATAAAGGAACGCTGCCGTGTTGGAAATACCTGTGATTCGCTGGGGAAAACCTTACGAAAGTTTTGATCAACAGGAAGTCGTTCATTTTGAAACGGGCGAGCCTTTGGCCAAAGTCCATCAGGCAAATGCCGGCCTGGTCAAAATGGATATGCGCAAAGCACAACGGGCCCGCGATCTGCTGCGAGAGATTCCGATTTCGAAACTACTAGAGATCTGTAAGAAAGCCGCCGACCTGTATATGACGGCGGAACTGCCGCTGGGCAACGGGACGCAGACTCCCGAAGAGTTTTGCCGGATTCAGTCCGCCAGTACCGGGATGCCGGAATGGATGTGTGCGGGCAATATGAAAAAAGTGGCGTTCGTGCTGGAGAACATGGAGTCGATTCTCGATGCGTTAACCCGCGGGCTGCCTCTGGATATTCTTACTAAAGGTTACGGCAAAGAAGAACGCGGCGTGATGATGAGCTATCAGGCTCATTCTCCCGTGCTTGGTCTGGTGCTGCCTTCGAACTCCCCCGGCGTGCATACGCTGTGGATGCCGATTCTGCCGATGCAGATTGGTCTGGTCTTAAAGCCGGGTTCTTCGGAACCGTGGACACCTTACCGGATGACCGAAGCCTTCTGCCAGGCGGGAATTCCCCGTGAATGTATCTCCGTGTATCCGGGGCCGCACGATGTCGGTTCAACGGTCACGGAACTGTGTGGACGAGTCATGTTATTCGGCGGCCAGCAGACGATTGACAAATACAAAGGCAATCCGAACGTGCAGGCACACGGGCCCGGTTTCAGTAAGATTCTGATCGGCGACGACGTTGTTGATCAATGGGAAGACCACCTGGATCTGCTGGTGGACAGTATTTATCAGAATGGGGGCCGCAGCTGTATTAACGCTTCGGGGGTCTGGGCGTCTCGTCATACGGAAGCGATTGCGGATGCGATTGCCAAACGAATTGGTCCCGTAGGACCGACTTCGATGACCGACCCGGAAGCACCATTGGCAGCCTTCACGATGACCGGAGCCGCCAAGGCGATGAACGGTCAGATTGAAGAGGGACTGAAAGAGTCCGGTGTGACGGAAGTCACCGCAAAATATCGGGACGGCGAGCGATTGATTGAGCTCGAACGCTGTGATTATCTGCGGCCGACGATCGTGCATTGTGCGAACACAGACGCCACACTAGCGAACACCGAATACATGTTCCCAATGGCATCGGTGGTGCAGTGCGAGCAGAAAGACATGCTGAAGAAAATTGGTCCGACGCTGGTTTGTACGGCGATCACCAAAGACGAAGCCTGGTCACAGCAGTTACTGGATGCAACGCAGATTGATCGGCTGAATATTGGGCCGATCAAGACCAATGCGTTGAACTGGCTGCAGCCGCACGAAGGAAATATCGTTGAATTTCTGTATCGGGCGCGTGCATTTCAGAATGAAGCACCAGCCGCTCATTAAACCGGTGAATGCGGGTTTCCCTCGTGCAATCAGGCAGATTGTGCGAGGGGTTCGTGAGAGTCTTCGCGGATCTGACTTGCCAGCGCTTCGGGAGAATCTGAGAGCATCCAGTCGACAATGCGCCAGTCTGACCAGCGCGGATCAGGGTCGGATGAGGGAGCACCGATGAAGCCGAGGTGACCGCCGTGCTTCGTGAGATGCAGGGTGACCTTGCTGTGATCGGACAGGTGGTCTCGAATTTCAGAGTAGGTGTCGGCGGGAACCAGTGGATCGTCCATCGCGGTAATGATCAACGTGGGGACATTGATGTGCGTGACGACTTCCGCCGGACTGCACTGGGAGTAATAGTCTTCGGCCGACTCGTATCCGACGAGCGGCGCTGTAAACTGATCGTCAAAGTCACGCATGTTGCGAGGATAATTTTCCCCGGAGACTTTGTGCGTGTGTGCGTTCAAATGGTGCGAGGTGCGAATGTGCTTTGTCAGATTGCTGATAAAGTGCCGCTGATAATGCCCGAAGAGAGGCTTGCCGAAGACCTGGACGCTTTCAGATAATCGGACAGGTGGATTGAGTACGAACGCCCGATCGACCATATCGGACACAACATTGGGTCGGCCGAGATAGTTCAGGGAAATCGTGCCACCCAGCGAGAAGCCGGCGATCCCGATGGGTGAGCCGGGGCACAAAAATTCAACGCGATCCAAGGCGACTTGTAAATCGAGAAAGCTGCCTGCGTGATAAGGAGATTTTGCCAGGCCGGTCCCTGCCCCGCAGCCACGCAGGTCCATGCGAAACACGCGCACGCCGCGCTGGTTCAGCTTGTGTGTAAGCCGGACCATGTAGGAACTGCGATGACAGCCTGAGAGACCGTGCAGCAGAATTACGACGCGGTCACCCGGTTTCCAGCTGCCCGGGCAATCGTCGTGAACGATTAACAGATCATTATCAGGTAGACGGCAACTATGTTGCTCTGCCTGATAGGGAGCTTTGATACGAGAGTGAAACTGTCCCACAATCGTCTGGAGGTGCGCATTCCGATAAAACCGGTGCGGAATGAACGGCGGAAAAACAAGATCACTCTTCATTAAGTTCTGTCCTGCAGAACGTCTCTATATCAACTGATTAAACAAAAGCGGCTGTGGTGGGCTTAATTGTTAAATCAGAAACATGAGCACGAGGTGGTAGCTGACAAATCATCATAACGGCAGCGGCAACATCTTCTGGTTGCAGAATTTTGGCGCGATGTTCTTTGCTGACGGGTACGGGACGATCATCAAGTATCGGTGTTTCAACTTCACCCGGGTAGATCGTGGAGATACGAATGCCACGGTCTTTTTCTTCCTGAGCGACGGTCGTTCCGAGTGCAGTCATCGCAAATTTGGAGGCATTATAGGCAACTCCGCCTAACAGGGCTGCGCGAATTCCGGAAATCGAGCAGATATTGATAATCAGGCCGTCTTCCCGCTCTCGCATTTGAGGCAGAACCGCTTGCATGCAGTTGAAAGCACCGGTGGCGTTCACATTCATCAGGCGGTCCCAGTCTTCCGGGGAGACCAGTTCCATAGAACGGTCGCGGCAGTTGATGCCCGCACAGTGGACGAGGATATCGATGTGCCCTGCTGTGGCATGTGCCCAGTTGAAGAATGTCGCGACACTTTCACGGTCTGCAACGTCCAAGGCATGGAAAGCAACTTTGCCTTCGGCCTGGGATGCCAATTTTTCGAGCGGTTCGAGGCGTCTGCCACCAATGATGACATTGGCGCCTGCCTGTGCGAGACTCAGGGCACAGGCGGCTCCGATGCCCGTGCCTCCCCCCGTGATCACAACGTTTTTATTCTCTAATCCCGGCATGATTGTGTTT
This genomic interval from Gimesia alba contains the following:
- a CDS encoding aldehyde dehydrogenase family protein, which codes for MLEIPVIRWGKPYESFDQQEVVHFETGEPLAKVHQANAGLVKMDMRKAQRARDLLREIPISKLLEICKKAADLYMTAELPLGNGTQTPEEFCRIQSASTGMPEWMCAGNMKKVAFVLENMESILDALTRGLPLDILTKGYGKEERGVMMSYQAHSPVLGLVLPSNSPGVHTLWMPILPMQIGLVLKPGSSEPWTPYRMTEAFCQAGIPRECISVYPGPHDVGSTVTELCGRVMLFGGQQTIDKYKGNPNVQAHGPGFSKILIGDDVVDQWEDHLDLLVDSIYQNGGRSCINASGVWASRHTEAIADAIAKRIGPVGPTSMTDPEAPLAAFTMTGAAKAMNGQIEEGLKESGVTEVTAKYRDGERLIELERCDYLRPTIVHCANTDATLANTEYMFPMASVVQCEQKDMLKKIGPTLVCTAITKDEAWSQQLLDATQIDRLNIGPIKTNALNWLQPHEGNIVEFLYRARAFQNEAPAAH
- a CDS encoding phenylacetate--CoA ligase family protein, producing the protein MTDNSNLDELVKQNQEALDAHTREHVQWHFNPETGSPYWLEKAKSFDFDPLTDVNCFEDLNKFPLFEDDELRGGPVDRWIPKALRGKPTYVFETGGTTGIPKSRVVIDDFRIDYENFSDTLPDESFPKGANWLMLGPSGPRRLRLAVEHLAQYRGGISFCVDLDPRWVVKLIKKGKIDEVKEYSAHVIDQAMTILSAGHEIKCMFTTPKLLEALAMRLMDEGSSIEEAGIKGIFCGGTEFTQQWYRFAREELLGENVYITPTYGNTLMGLACGRPFDPADNYKITYYAPQPRAVIRVVDFDDHTKVVGYGETGRVKLFTMTKELFIPGFLERDEGEREVPHMKYPWDGVSGVRPFHEIAASTTVGVY
- a CDS encoding YheT family hydrolase; the encoded protein is MKSDLVFPPFIPHRFYRNAHLQTIVGQFHSRIKAPYQAEQHSCRLPDNDLLIVHDDCPGSWKPGDRVVILLHGLSGCHRSSYMVRLTHKLNQRGVRVFRMDLRGCGAGTGLAKSPYHAGSFLDLQVALDRVEFLCPGSPIGIAGFSLGGTISLNYLGRPNVVSDMVDRAFVLNPPVRLSESVQVFGKPLFGHYQRHFISNLTKHIRTSHHLNAHTHKVSGENYPRNMRDFDDQFTAPLVGYESAEDYYSQCSPAEVVTHINVPTLIITAMDDPLVPADTYSEIRDHLSDHSKVTLHLTKHGGHLGFIGAPSSDPDPRWSDWRIVDWMLSDSPEALASQIREDSHEPLAQSA
- a CDS encoding SDR family oxidoreductase — its product is MPGLENKNVVITGGGTGIGAACALSLAQAGANVIIGGRRLEPLEKLASQAEGKVAFHALDVADRESVATFFNWAHATAGHIDILVHCAGINCRDRSMELVSPEDWDRLMNVNATGAFNCMQAVLPQMREREDGLIINICSISGIRAALLGGVAYNASKFAMTALGTTVAQEEKDRGIRISTIYPGEVETPILDDRPVPVSKEHRAKILQPEDVAAAVMMICQLPPRAHVSDLTIKPTTAAFV